Genomic segment of Ammospiza nelsoni isolate bAmmNel1 chromosome 2, bAmmNel1.pri, whole genome shotgun sequence:
GGTAGTTGACAAATCAATGTTTTAGACTATAATTGTGCCTGAGTGATTTCCCTTGGCAATATTTTCTGGAAGTTCAGCTATGTGAATTATAAATTACATTAGTCACTTGGTCTGTGGGGAAATGCTGGCATTTCATGACTGTGCAATTCCTGtatgttctttttttaatttactcaGAACTAAATAGAACATTCTGGTgaaactgaaaggaagaaagtaaTACAAATCATTGTGCTTTTCAAGCAGTAGTTGCAGAACTACTTCTGCCTAATTTATCCCAAGCTTTTGCTGTCTTTGGAATGTAACTGAAGCTCAGGCATGGCATGCAGTTCTCAGAAATGAGGACATTGTGCAACTGGAGCTGTAGACTTACTGCCATCTTACTGGCAAGAAAGGAGAAGGTTGGTAATCAATCAAAAGACTATGCAAAGATGAACAGAGCAGCCATTcatgcatttaaaatacattcacaaatttaaaataagtgGTTGGGTTAACGGATCTCACATTATGAGTAAAATGTTGTGTTTAAAGCAATTAATCACCTGCTGATGTTGTCTGGTCCCTGGAGAAACGAGAGTGGTTtgacagagatgctgcagcagttGGATGCGCATGCAAACACTGACTCATGAAGACTGTTAGGGAGgtccctgcagcctcaggtTCCCTGTGGCACCAGGAGCTGtcagaggagaagcagagctTGGAAGGAGCAGCCAGCATACACAGCTCTTTCTCACCAGGGATGCCATAACAAATTAAAGCAAACACTTTTTTCCCACTGGCAGAGCTACCTCTGTCCTTTGCTAAGACTGAAAGTTTGCTCTTCATTGAAAAGTGTTTCCTCTAGCAGCACACAGTTTTGGTTCTGGAAGATCAGAGTGTTTCTAAGAGAAAATAAGTTGGTTAAAGCTGACAAGAATATTTCCTACATACCAGTTAGGcttgcaattatttttaaaatcaagtgCAGTTCCTTCTGTGATTGCTAATTAGTGATCTCACATTTTGATCAGGCCAGAATGCCCTTCcagaaattttgaagaaaagtgCAACTATGCAAGTAATTcgaggaaaggaaaataagatatctcaaagaaaaaagacaataGTATGaagcaaatgcatttttcagaCTTATGGGAATGAATTCTTGAACCTACTCAAAAGAACATCCAAAATGTGTCTTTAGAAGAATACTGATACTTgagctgtttctgttttcagatTAGTTGCCTCTAAGGAGAAAAGGAATCATAAATGTGAAAGCATGTTTGAGAATTTTTTGTGTCACTTTATGGTTTAGGCCTGCTGGCTTGCAACTGATTTGCATAATTTGAGGCTAATCTGTGTGGCCATTCAACTGagggaaaacattttatttgcaatCATAGTCATTTGTAGTAGTAAGAAATTGCAAAAAATGTAAGCCGCCTCATCAGAAATCAGAAACGTGAAACACAATTTACCAGTAGAAGTCTGATAAGCAAATCAGGTCTCATAGTATGCTGCCCCCTGTGCCATAGGAGAGCCACCCGTGGGCAAAGGGCTTGGCTGGTTTCAGCAGTGATCACAATGCACACCAGAAAAGGGAACACAGGCATAACAATGACAAAGCTGAGAGCTTTGTCAAAGCAAAAAGGCACAAAAACAATGACTCAGACAAGTTGTGTGACCTATTTTTATAGTCATCTCAGGTGATAGTGGAGGAGGAAGTGTGTGCTTGTGGAAGACAACCCTGTCTTTccaagggacagggctggggaaggatcATGGACCTGTGGAAATGGAGGCAACCTCAATGGAGGAGAGGTGACACCAAGGCCCTGCTCTTTCCCTGAGACAACACATGACTTAGGCCCTGAGTCCACCTCTTGGCTTGCTTTGGTCTCCTTAACCTAGAGAAAGAGTTGTTTTACAGAAGCATCAGCACCTCCTGGGTTTTTCATCACCTCATCATTGAATTACACGATGGGTGCAGACTCCTAACTCTGAGTTACATATGTGTTCTGTGTTACATTTGTGCCACTCGTTGCAGCATGGCCTTTCCTGGAGCTTAGGTCAAGGCCAGGGTGGCCTTTCCTCTTGCAGCCCACAGACAATGGGTGCTGAGCCAGGTAGGTGCTTATGAAAAACAAACCTTATGGACAAAGTGCTTGTGAAAAACCCAGTACCCCTGTCTGCTtatcagcacagctgggaaaacCTGAGTTTCTGGCTCTGACATTTGTTGTCATGTCCCCTAAAATTCAGTTGCGTCATATAAGCAGGAGGTTTTCACAAGGTGGCATTTGTTGTAGTTTCCTGGTGGGGAATGTCCCTAGAGTAAAAGCGAAGCATTTAAAAAAGGGGAAGTGACACTCAGTGGATCATTCGTTCATCTCCCTGAGCACACAGCTAAGATGATGATGGTCACttgcctgctcctctccagtGTCTGGACCGCTGTTCCAGGTAACTCCCTTATCTGTCTGGGTGGGTGTCTGTGTAATTTTCCTAACAGCATTAGGGACCTCAGTGGCTGTGCCAACCtccttctgtgctgctgggtgctgcagtcCCCACTTTGCACCCTCCTGGGGCAAAACTAGTGATTACAGGGCACTTGTACTGTACTACTTACCTTGGGCTCAGGCATGTCACTGCTGTTGCATTGACAGCATCCAGTTCTTAATTTAGCACCAGTGCACCATAAATTCCAGAGAGATGTATAAAGGTATTGCAATGGACAAATTATAAAGCAGGCAGACTGTGTTTTTAGGTATCTGCTCAGGCCATCAAAAGCATGGATGTATTACAgtggttttgtattttaaaatcatgtAGAAAAAGCTGAATTAGTTTCAAACTAGCTTCCATGATCATGCTTTGTAGTCTGCCTATGGCACTGCTGAGATCTAGAAAGCAAAATGACTGGCACAGCTTGACAACTGGCTTCTTGGTCTTTGATGGAAATCTGCCTGGCCATGGTCACAGCCAGAATCTCAGAGCACCTTCTTGAGTAGGTCAGCCTAGTGTACTTCTGGACACTGCAGACAGCCTCACCTTCTCTGCAAAGATATTTCCCTTTCTTGTAAATTGAATTATGTTCTCAGTGCTGCAACTGTTACTGCTGATACCTCCCTTCCCATGCTGACATGCACAAATAAACTTTGAAAACTATTATGCCATAAGAACTGTTGAGCTGAGCTGTCAGCTTCACTTTGTCGGTACCCTTAACAATTTTTGCATGTCTACGAATTGGAAGAGGAGACtgattgttttcttcttttccctggaGACTTTTAATACCATGGCATTTATGCTGTGCAAGTTTTCTCCCTGCAGGCCATCAGTATTTTTGATGCTCTTCTGCAGCTGTTTCTCAGCAGCATGACTTCAATGCTGAGATAAGAGGACAGATGTAGTTTGCCTCAGGTTCTTCCTGAGAACtcttcttgcttttttcttctacttttctGATCCTTACCAGTTTCTGACAAGTGTGAATACATGATGTATGTATAGTGAGACACATAAtcatttttagcatttttacTGATTTGCTACACCCCATGCCACAGGAGGGCTAAGAGGGTGGTATTGGGCCAACAGCTGTTTGTCAGCATGGCTGAAAGTTTAGGGAATCTCTTCGTGGATGCCCATGGGATAGCAGTCCTAGCAGACAAATCAGTGGCTCCCAGCACCAGAACTGCCTTTCTcagtgctctctgcagcacagataTCAGGCTGGCAAAATGCTAGGTGTGAGAGGTGGCAGGTCCAGTGAAACTCTCTGGGTAGTTCTTTCAAGTTCATTTTCAACTTTTCCCTAGATGGAGGGATAGAGAAATCCTCCGGAGTTGCTCTGCTTGGAAATGAgggtgaggggctgtgggggcctTTGGTGGGGTTGGGCTGCAGAAGAGTGTGAGAAATGCTGAGTATGGCACCTGCTTCTCCCCCAGCCTCTGTGCAGGTGATGAACAGAAAGGTCCAGTCAGTCCAGGCAGGAGGAAATGTTACTTTTTCATGCCGGTCAGTCACAAAAGAAGATGTGATACAGGTGACATGGCAGAAAGAGACGGATGGGACTGAAGACAACATAGCAACTTACAGTACGATTAATGGCCAAAAAATAGCCAAGGCCTATGTAAGCCATGTGAGCTTTGCCCACAGCGAGTTACAAGCCTCAGCCATCTCCCTTCATGGAGTCACCCTCCAAGATGAAGGATGCTACAAATGCATCTTCAACACATTTCCCTCGGGGGCTGTCACTGGCAGGATGTGTCTCAAGGTTTATGGTAAGGTACTGTAATTATGTACGGGTGCTCATCTGAGGACCAAgtcattttttctttgaaaaaccTTGCCTAACATTGCAACATTGATGTGGAAAAAATGGTTctccctgcctctctctccctctctggttTACCTCTGATGGTAAATCAGCATTCAACAGTTCTTTAATTTTCTTACATTTCAAGTCAGCAACAGCAAGATTCAAAACTGACATGTAACTCATGACTTCCTCCAAGTTTCCCTAGACGTGTGCTGCGCTGACAGCTGCCTGGCCACAGCCATGTACCCCGtgctcctctgcttcctttCACTGCTCTTCTCACCTCTTAATCCTGGAAATCAGGCTAATCTTGACTTGCTCTGCATTTGGTTATAAAAAATTGCAAAGTATTCAAAATGCAAAGAGGCACATGCATGACCAGAATAGCTGGAAGCTCATTTTGAAGCTAGAGTAAAAATAACAGCAGTTGGGTTGGGGTCAGgaacaggatttaaaaaaaaaaaaaagaaaaggaaggctAAAATACTGTACAGCTCATGGGATTTGACACATTAATATCTTGAGCACGTCAGCATCAACTAGCTTAAAGAAGAGAGTTGAAAAAAATCATGAGTCAAGATGGCAATATTTGTCACCTCCATATGAAATCATCAACTTTCAAGTGCAACCTGAAATAAAGACTAATAGATGAACTCAAAAGAACTAAGAGTAACAAGCTGCTTATCTTTTGAGGAAagctgctgggttttgtccagctgagagagctgagaCATTAAACATGCTCTGAGGACACCCAGTTGACTCCTAGCTTTCTCAGAGATGAGACTGCTGTGGGGAAACTGGCCAAAGATCATATCCCATCTGAAGAGTATCAGTGTCTGTGCCCTGTCACTGGTGATATGACCCCCCTAGTACCTTCTGCTGACAAAGACATGGACACATATGTCCACACACATGTCTCTGGAGTCCTCTGTGTGGAGAAAGAAAGCTCCTAACCTAGAGGGGAAAGGAGGTGGTGGTGAAAAATACAAGGGAAAACCAAGCCTGGAACTAAAGTTCTTTTTCCCATGTTTTGGGAAAACTAGggcagaaaagagaaatgaggAGAAATTCATGCGGTATTTCATATATGAAGAGGAAAGTTCCTAAAGAAAGCCAGTTCTGAGTCATTCAGAGGGTAAGCACTGATTATATATTACAGGAAAAACATGGAAGTGCCTTGCAGAGGTATGAGGTGGCTGTGGGGTTTTCGGGGTCTCCCCAAAAATGGCTGCCATTTTTGGGTGTCCCAAACAGAGAAGTCCAGTTAAGCACAACCTGTCTGGGCCCCTCAGGcaggctccagggctgcaggaaatcTTAGCAAGCTCAGCTCTTAAATGAGATCAGCTCTTTAGAGATTCTCAGCTCACTAATGATTTTCAACTCTTTTCCTTGCTAagtgcctttggcagatgcagggaaacagagaagaagTGCTGTGTGAGGTTCCACAGAGATGTCTTTATTGGCAGCTTCTGCAAAGGGTCTCAGTGACAGCTCtactgctgagctgggcagatGAGGGTGTTTATATAGGGTTTAGGAGTTGTGGAAATTGTCCAATGGTAAGGATCGAGGTGAACATGACCTATAGTCTTAAAGAGAGATAACTAGAGTCCGAAGGCAGAAGAGGGGCTTCTTAGGTCCAGTCATCATGACTAGGCATTTCTTATCTTAGGCTTCTGAATGCCAGGGAGGCCTTGCAGGCCCTGTGCCTGATATGCAGAGGGATCTCATTCTTTTTAATCACATAAACACAGAGATTtcttttgggtttgggttttggtttggttttttttctatccAAGTGGGGGAATTCCCTCCCAAACTCACCAGTTGTGAGGCTATGGTTCATCCTTCACCAGAGCACTaattctaaaaaaagaaaagggatgtTTTTCTCCTGCCTCAGATGAAAATGCATCAACTGAGAAGGATTTAAGTTCTCTCATAGGCGACTGCTAGAGGCTGCCTCATCAAAGTCATGATAGCCTTCCTGTAATGTGCTGTATCAAACCAGCCCTGGAGAGTCACCATGAACAAACTAAACATTTGGCACTTTGACAGCAGGTTTTAGTTCATATATGATTATCTCATTGAAGCCAATTTATATGATACTACTTAAAAGCCATAATCTTGCTCATTACACCCCAAATCCTCATGATGGGAACAACTTGTCTGAACAAGCCCAGAGGTTGCCCCTTGAGGGAAAAGTGGAGCCAGCAGGAATCTCCCAAGGCTCAAAGGTTCAGGGCAGGGTAAGTTTAATTTTCACCAGTTGAAAATTAAACGCTGCGATGTCTTTGCCCTCAAGAGGGGACAAACAGGGAATTTACAAGCTGGTAATTGTCTGATTACTGCAGCCTTAGCTAACACAGCTGTTCTGGGACGGGACGGGATGGGCACCATCACCGCACAATGAGGGGAAGTGAAACCACATAAGAACTGGCTACAACACtgtaaaaacagaaacaagTATGACTGGAAGGATATCAGACCTGCCTGGCTGAAAAGAGCAAACTCAGGAAGAAGCAGAAATGTCCTACCCTGTAGCAAAATCCATTTCAGAACAGAATCGTTTCAAGCAAGCTTAGTGGGTCTCTTTTGAGCAGTCTGCTGCATTCCCCCTTCATTTTACTTTGGAAATATTTGCCAAACTTCATTGTCAAAGAGAATGAGAATGAAATCCAGAATAAGGATTGAGGGAGAGGGGACTATGAGAGGCAGAAATTGGAGAGAGGGGGATGTGCCACATGAGGATGGGCAAGACTTGCTGAGCCACAAAATTCCCTGGACATTTGCTGTGCTGACTCTGGAGACTGCCTGCCTTCACTGTAGACGGCAACATTTGTCTGGAAGCCTTGAGCCCACCTGGAAAAATGCCATCGCAATTTCTGAGACAGGGAAACCAAGGCACAGTACTGCTCGTGAACACCCATATGGTTTCAAAAAGCTTTCTGTCATCACGAGGCATATTGTGATTCCTACAATCTGTTATCATTTTCTGTAACAGCACTGCTAAGCCTTTAAACATAAAAAACATATAATGAATCAGGTCATTATATGCTTTTTATGTTTAAAGGCATAGCAGTGCCTAATTCCCTCTAATTACAGAAAGCTATTACAGATTAAGCCATTTTCAGATATTTGGGAATGCTGACAGAGCTCAAATTTGGGAACATCTGCAATACTGATCTGCAAGAGAGACTAAAGCAAGTACTGGCACACAACATCTCAGGTGAAGACTTTTTCActggaaacaaatattttgatgAAAGGCAAAAGAAGCAGTTAAGTGTATGCATCAAACATGAACAGCCAGCACATACTagcaaacagcacagcaggactTTCCTGCAAAAGCAAGCACTTACATGTTTTGACAGTGCATCTATTACAGACATTTGCTAGAGAgaagctcagccctgcaggatcATTCATTGGGGTCCATTGTGAGAAGAGACAGAACTGCTTAGTCAGAAGAAGAGCAGGTGCAGAGTGCATGTGTTTCTGGCAAGACACTGACAAGTTTTTCTCATCCTCTGTGGCAACATCTGTGACTTCTCCATGTGATTGCTTGTGAATTTTGAAACCTAATATTTGAAGGTAATGCTGTGGGTGGATGTGTTAATTTTATGCATCTCGTGAGTGAAAGAAGTTCAGAGataattttctaaatgaaaCATAATTTGTTTGCAACACTAGTCTTTTCATATCTGGGAGATTTTGAGATGTCCCAACTGAAATCCCCCTAaacactttccttttttttgtcaGAGGTTTCAGCAACTCTGTGGGTGTTGAGTTTTTGTCTATGGTTGATGCAAAAAGTGAGAAATAcaagtttattttttctatgCTCACACAGCCATAGTAAGTAAATAAGGTCAGgcttgtaaaaaaattaaacaacaaacaaaaagcaacaaaattgGTATACAAAGTCTTGCTTCCACCCTCTGGGAGTTATGGCTTGGAAGAGACAGACAAGCTTTTGAGGTGCATCTGGAGTTGTACCAGGAGGTTATAGGTGCCGTTACACATTTGGCGTGttctttttcacctttttgCAGTGTCTGCTACACCTCACAGGCAAATCTTTGTTTAACTCTCAAAAGCAAAAATCGTTGTTTTTCCTAAGAAGAATTAAAAGATCTTTTGTTTGCtcatttaaaagcagaattgcTAAATGATAGAGGTATGTTCCAGTGTTGggataaaaattaattttaccaTAAATATTGCACttaacactgttatttttcTTATGTAAGCAGTAATATACACATGGAGTTCTACTAATTACAGCagtggatatttttttaaacagaaggCATTCATGGTAATTCAGACTTGACTGAGTTGCCAACTAGAATTGCCATTGAActtaaatgcttaaaaaaagcaatattttcagAAACCAAGACCTAGAAGTAGACCCTATTTCTTCAGCACATGCACTGAAGAAGAAGGCAGGCTGGTGAGCTGCCATGCAGAAACCCATGGATTGCACTCCCAAATTACACACCTTTAGAGATATTGTGCCTGTGCAAACTGACCTTATCAAACTGAGCAGAGGCTTGAACTAGACATTCTCCTGAAGTCTCTTCTGACTTAAATTATGGCATGATTTTATGCCAAGGGATAAATAGGTGATTTTTCACATGGGACATGGCTTATGTGCTCAGATCTCATCTGGAGTTCTATCCAGGTTGAAACCAACTTCCAGAACTTCTCCCCTTTATCTATTTCTTGCAAATACAGTTTGTATAAATAGGAATCAACAAGTAGGCTTCATGTGAGTGATTAAGCATGAATGATGCCTGTAGTTCATCCGTCTTCCAGACTAAAATTAAATGTGACAGCATCCACAAATCTCTGGAGTGAGAGTGTTGAAAGAAGCGATCTTTCATGATAGTTTCGAGGGATACTATGACGCACCCAAAACCCATTTACAAGAGGAAACAAAGTTAAACAAGCACAAACCATGAAATCCCATGGTGTAACCACATACAAATTCACTATTACTGTCTTGCATAAATAGATCCATTTAGTCCTTTGATTTGCAACTCTACACACCTCAACAGCAAAAATGCTAAACAGCGGCAAAACTAATCCTGCAggtaattttaaaggaaaataattctaaCTCATTTAAGCAGTTCAGCTctttcaaagagaaaaggaCATGTCATATGACTTTGCAGTTCACCGCCTTCTGCTTTTAACTCAGCCATAATCACCACTTCTCAGCTGGGTGGCTGCTGCTAGTAACAGAACTGAAACATGATGCTTCTACCCTTTTGCCCTTTCTGTTGTCCAGCTCTTCACTTCCAGACTACTGTCTGATCACCTTCAAATTcatctgtcactgctggggcttTGGGAAGGGGGAGCTAAGATTAGATGGTAAGCTTTTCCTCCAAGATAACTGTAAATACAGATGCTCAAACAGATGCTCTTTGCTCAAACATAGGCAGAAACTAATGGACTTTGTCACTTTGTTCTTTACAGCCATCTCAGACCCCAGAGTGGAAACTAAACTTATATCCAGTCCAGACAAAGCTGAGGATTCTGAGAAAATGGTGGGGATGAGCTGCTCAGCAACAGGGAAACCAGCTCCAAAAATAACCTGGCACCTCCCCAGCATACTGCAGCAGAAACCAAAGGAGTACCACATAAAGTTCAGCAACCAGACCGTGACTGTCATCAGCAATTTTACCCATACCCACTCCAAAATCCTTCGGGAGTACCCCATCACCTGCATGATCCAACACCCTTTTCTAAATGTGACCCTGGTCCTGCCCACagacagcctggagcagggtcAGTATGtaactctgctcctgctctggggtaGGGCAGAAATTGGGAAGCACCTCCTGGGGTAGAATCAGAAAACTCCTCAGAGGGTTGGAAGGTGGGATAGGCACCTGGAAGAGCAGCTGTGGTTGGGcttgggagggatggaggaggtgCCATGAAACATCCAGATGCTCTGGCCAATGGCACATAATGTCTTACTTACTGCTCCTCAGGTCCTCTTACCCACCATGATGTACCCCAACCTCCCTGTCTCTGTGAAGGACTATTTGTGACAGGGTTCCCTGTCACATAATGTGACAAACCAAAACATGCCAGTGTTGGGTAGCTCAGAGGGGCTGGGTTGTACATGCCTGATCCTAACATCAGACCAAGCACAGGTGCTGACAATGCCACTTCTGTGCATCATACTGGAatgtgctcccagtgctcttaTCCATCTCATTTCACCCCAGGGAATGGCCAAGGGATGCTTGAAATGGGtttcaggttgttttttttacttcatgCACAAACTGAGTAGCTGTTACTTTCCCCACAGGTCCAGACAGCAGCATGGCATCAGCCATTGCCATTgcactgggggtgctggtcCCCCTGACCTCCCTTCTCATTCTCacctgcctcttcttccactgcctcAGGCACCTACGTGATGCAGAGAGAAACCCAACCTGGCCCTGCTGGGTAGGTCTGCCTTTCCTCAGGGTGCTGCAGAATTCACTCCCACAGGTCTTGAGGTTCAATACCATGACCTGGCTTTGCCCAGCCACACAAGGGCTACCTGCACACTGCCCAAGCCAGGCTGAAactgggctggagagggacacAAGAATGAGCCCCCAGTCAgacagctgggaaggggaaacCTGATTGCGTATAGCCAGCCTACAGGTGCTCAAGAGTGCTGGCAGCTAGAAAACTTTCATTATGCCAATGACAAGGCACCCTGAAGTGGGAGCATCACTCTACTATTATATTTATGCACAAAATAGTTGTGTAAGCAGTGGGTCTTCTACAGCTCCTAAAATAACCTCCCTCAGCACAATCAACGCAGCTCACGAAGGCAGCAACTTTGAGGATGGGCCTCAAACAAAATGTGGTCTTAGAGGAAAACCATGCATCTGTGAGGGAAGCCCAGGGTACCACACTGGGGCATGGGCTGAGGCACTGCTGAGGTACTTCAAAGCTATCCTGGTGCAGGGGGTGCAGGATACAAGTTTGAGGTGGGGATAAACTGAGGTGAAGTGCAATCGTTTCAGAAAATCATAGTCCAGTTTTGTGAAGTCTCCTCATCCTCCTTGCAGTACATGTCTAGCATGTGCACCCTGGATTCTGGTgaacattttggaaaaaaagaagcagtggAGGAAATGCAACACATGTCTTAGGTGTTATACCTCTAGGTCCAAGCTGAAGACTGCTGATGGGACTGCAAGGGGAGAACTTTAGTTTCCCCTCACAAAGAGATGCAAGGACTCATTGGCAATACAAATATCCAGGATCTTTACCCTTACACCTAAAATATCCatatattttgaagaaataaaCACAACAACTTCTCTTTCATCAGGTACTTCCTGCCTGCACCAAGGCCAAGAAGTGCAGGCAGTACAGAGCTGCAAGCAGGTGGGCTCCTGCAATATCCCACAGCCTTGGTGTGCCACTGAACACCTGAGAAGCTGCCACACCTACACATGTAAGAGATAAACTCTTAAAATGGCACCTCAAGCTTCCAAGGAAACCTTGTGGTACTTTCTCCAAGAGAAATATAAAAAGGGGcaatttataatatatatttatttattttattatactataataTTCTgtttcataagaaaaaaaatgtaaagtatTTATTTGAAACTCAGGCTGGCTTTGTGGATCCATTTAATGGAACTCAtgtatttttgggggttttaacATTGTTTATTACTCTCTGATATTTTAACATTGCGAACTCAAAAGTGGAAGGGGGATTGTCTGAAATAAGGCAATATTTTGTAAGGCCGCTGACTTGGAAAGTGTTGCTGATGGACCAAAGTAGCCCCTtaccaggagctgggctgcagaaaACCTGCGGAACAGCCCACCACACTGCTCTGAACTTCGGGTGTCGAACTTGTTCCCTAAAGGGCACAAGAGATCAGGCCAAGACTGCAGCCAGCCTAAACTTATAACCCAGGTGCCAAGAGTAACAGGCTTCAAGCCAAGAGTCATGAAGAAGTGCCAGGTCCAATTTCCAGTAACCTCTCCTGGAAAGCAACGTAAAAGGCACATAGAtgtttccttcttccctttttctcaGAGCTTTTCACAGCCCCCTTCTTCATGTACCTGATTTATCACAGCTGCCTTGTGTTTCCTGGCATCCCACTCACCTGCAGGAGGAAGCAGGGCAATAAAAGGGCAGTTACAGGGCTAGTAGGTTGTCTAGTGCACTTTGTTTGTGTCCTAGTGTAGTGGCAGGTGAGTGCAATGGGAAGTAAGAGGCTGATAGGTCTGAGGAGGTGGgtgctttatttatttccatgtgGGCAGATAAGTACTAGTGCAGGGTAAGGAGTGTTCCCAATTCTGACCATGCTTTGCTTCTAAGCAGTGGGTCAGATCTGAGCTGTAATCTCCTGTAATTCCCTGAATTGTATCATATGCTCATGAAGTCTTGTTGACTTAGGGAAGGAGAAATGAGCCAACCTGGCTCATGCTGGTCTTGTGGGAAGCCACCAGCGCAGGCTGCTTCCTCTCCTTCTGGCTTCCCGGAGCAAATGTGTGTCATCTGTTTTTTCCTCATACATGTATTTCAAATGGGCATCCTACATGAATCACTAAGTTGTAGTCAAAAACCCAAGTTTTTGACTAAactaaaatgaaagcaagttgAGAATGAATAAACATGGGTTTTGCtataaaatacttcttttaAACTCCCCTAATACCTAGAAATAGCACAGTTGGTGAGTGAGGGGAAAGAGGAACTGGCTG
This window contains:
- the LOC132070390 gene encoding OX-2 membrane glycoprotein-like, with protein sequence MLSMAPASPPASVQVMNRKVQSVQAGGNVTFSCRSVTKEDVIQVTWQKETDGTEDNIATYSTINGQKIAKAYVSHVSFAHSELQASAISLHGVTLQDEGCYKCIFNTFPSGAVTGRMCLKVYAISDPRVETKLISSPDKAEDSEKMVGMSCSATGKPAPKITWHLPSILQQKPKEYHIKFSNQTVTVISNFTHTHSKILREYPITCMIQHPFLNVTLVLPTDSLEQGPDSSMASAIAIALGVLVPLTSLLILTCLFFHCLRHLRDAERNPTWPCWVGLPFLRVLQNSLPQVLRFNTMTWLCPATQGLPAHCPSQAETGLERDTRMSPQSDSWEGET